Proteins encoded within one genomic window of Anopheles gambiae chromosome 3, idAnoGambNW_F1_1, whole genome shotgun sequence:
- the LOC3291502 gene encoding ell-associated factor Eaf encodes MDNRLNIGSEVRELKLGSTFSNAGPSNQFHTIKYDFKPASVDVNKPAVLEISANKQVTVTVPHLDGSGVPNTVFKGNQRDYSRKDCVLILNRATGEITLEQLNSSIVVKKTRIENKAPNPPPPTLPTIKVENNTARQSSKTKITTGVRKNAPISFMPKHSPLQGSPSYPHRSPQSAPAWNANNTQQTLPSIPMIGLDDGLDFGTVAPPPPSSSSSSSSASANASSGASMNNHLNNNLGGNSNSNHGSSSNNHHQHQQQQQQHHNQHSNNSSSSSSSSSSSSSSNVGNNHSGSNSGGYLNHGSTQNNNSSNNNNNNHHGSSSGNNHHHHSNHLSVPSYGGQGGGRNHLHSEPSLPPSVEVSLPPDRELLAPPVALTGIGVGATSDPEMMTSSESDGSDDSDSSSSDQESDSSTEDNNDSPVKESIFDPRPDPTVAVTAAAVDLSKDLCLSSNSDSDD; translated from the exons ATGGACAATCGGCTCAACATTGGGTCGGAGGTGCGTGAGCTCAAGCTCGGCTCGACCTTCTCCAACGCCGGACCGTCGAACCAGTTTCACACGATAAAAT ATGATTTCAAACCGGCTAGCGTCGACGTGAACAAACCGGCGGTGCTGGAAATTAGTGCCAACAAGCAGGTCACCGTTACCGTGCCGCACCTGG ATGGTTCCGGTGTGCCGAATACCGTCTTCAAGGGCAACCAGCGCGACTACTCGCGGAAGGACTGCGTGCTCATACTGAACCGGGCGACCGGGGAGATAACGCTCGAGCAGCTCAACAGCAGCATCGTGGTGAAGAAGACGAG GATCGAAAACAAGGCACCGAATCCACCGCCGCCCACACTGCCAACGATCAAGGTCGAAAACAACACCGCACGCCAGAGCTCCAAGACGAAGATTACGACCGGCGTGCGGAAGAATGCGCCGATCAGCTTCATGCCAAAGCACTCGCCACTGCAGGGTTCGCCGTCCTATCCGCACCGGAGTCCCCAGTCGGCCCCGGC CTGGAACGCCAACAATACTCAACAAACCTTGCCAAGTATTCCGATGATCGGGCTGGACGATGGGCTGGATTTCGGTACCGtggcaccgccgccgccgtcctcctcgtcctcctcctcctccgcctcTGCCAATGCGTCGTCGGGTGCGAGCATGAACAATCATCTGAACAACAACCTCGGCGGCAATTCCAACTCGAACcacggcagcagtagcaacaaccaccaccagcatcagcagcagcagcagcagcaccataaCCAACATAGTAACaatagcagtagcagtagtagtagtagcagcagcagtagtagtagcaatGTCGGCAACAATCACAGCGGCAGCAATAGCGGTGGCTACCTTAATCACGGTTCgacacagaacaacaacagcagcaacaacaacaacaacaatcaccaTGGCAGTAGCAGTGgtaacaaccaccaccatcacagtAACCATCTCAGCGTACCGTCGTACGGTGGGCAAGGTGGGGGACGGAACCATCTACACAGCGAACCGTCGTTGCCACCCAGCGTGGAAGTGAGTTTGCCGCCCGATCGGGAACTGTTGGCGCCCCCGGTCGCCCTGACCGGCATCGGTGTTGGAGCGACGAGC GATCCGGAAATGATGACATCCTCGGAGTCGGACGGTTCGGACGATTCGGACTCGAGCAGCAGCGACCAGGAATCGGACAGCTCGACCGAGGACAACAACGATTCGCCAGTGAAGG AGTCCATTTTTGATCCACGGCCCGACCCGACGGTTGCCGTCACGGCCGCCGCAGTAGATCTGAGCAAGGACCTTTGCCTGTCCTCCAACTCCGATTCGGACGACTAA
- the LOC1280604 gene encoding short stature homeobox protein 2, whose translation MRSKTPSAAGATGGGSKRWSLVVVDGRSSLRRKEKERISSHHQQSLPRQRKEKMKEEDTGPTTTTTPSRTETVATTSGNEGGGEGEGSGDGGGGGGGGGGSTGTGCQPAGYNSLFASLLRTTTL comes from the coding sequence ATGCGGTCGAAAACACCCTCGGCGGCAGGTGCCACCGGCGGTGGCAGCAAACGCTGGTCGCTGGTCGTGGTCGATGGGCGTTCGTCGTTGCGACGCAAGGAGAAGGAAAGGATCAGCAGCCACCATCAGCAGTCGCTACCGCGCCAGCGAAAGGAAAAGATGAAAGAGGAAGACACTGGgcctacgacgacgacgacgccatCCCGAACCGAGACTGTTGCTACTACTTCCGGTAATGAAGGAGGAGGAGAGGGAGAAGGCAGTGGTgatgggggtggtggtggtggtggtggtggtggcagcacCGGCACCGGATGTCAACCCGCCGGCTACAACAGCCTCTTCGCCTCGCTGCTGCGTACCACCACGCTGTGA